The following are encoded in a window of Anopheles gambiae chromosome X, idAnoGambNW_F1_1, whole genome shotgun sequence genomic DNA:
- the LOC1271874 gene encoding piggyBac transposable element-derived protein 4 has product MFPLPSNCDPVFTMAALGPYVVIEPLDSEYVVNDTGPAACAEATPNTDGGGEPEQQSDDDDLICLWEEPQTFGIFDEPVGTNVPFDGADERTASEYAALVCDDALFDILVKGTNRHRKQWADCMRAGGQSVEPYRKVTVAEMKRYVGLLLVMGQVRKDCQHCYWSTNPLLETPVFANTMSYKRFQQISHYFHGMKQANRTYDAKPVLDHLVPKFQALYAPKQQLIVSELTIPQDVLNGQQTEPPNHSEDAQGSTPESAKRLRLLCESDTGYVLNVELANQQLDQVALTDVSIVRPYYGRWHHVYWGNDGITAAAAETLYANQTLACGTLRNDPDGTVAPERKSPVLVMDGQGKRILSTIHGAAAMQPTEGEPQGPPPACVADLNRHLADLERFEGLLVEEYLSNASVGWHIRTVLLLINVALLNAYILFSQTDTGSRFTFNVFRLAVAREWVGASEPLEEPTKFLPLIRGRKRKFLPLIPGRKRKETGLHNRVPKHPARN; this is encoded by the coding sequence ATGTTTCCTCTACCCTCCAACTGTGACCCGGTCTTTACGATGGCAGCGCTGGGTCCATATGTTGTGATTGAACCTCTGGACTCTGAATACGTAGTAAATGACACCGGCCCGGCAGCGTGTGCCGAAGCGACACCGAACACTGATGGGGGCGGCGAGCCCGAACAGCagagcgacgacgacgacctcATTTGCCTATGGGAAGAGCCGCAAACGTTCGGCATATTCGACGAACCGGTCGGCACAAACGTCCCATTCGACGGGGCTGATGAACGGACTGCGAGCGAATATGCGGCACTAGTGTGCGACGACGCGCTGTTCGACATACTCGTGAAAGGAACCAACCGGCACCGAAAGCAGTGGGCAGATTGTATGCGGGCTGGAGGGCAATCAGTTGAACCGTACCGGAAAGTCACCGTGGCCGAGATGAAGCGGTATGTcggcctgctgctggtgatggggCAGGTCAGAAAAGACTGCCAGCACTGCTACTGGTCGACGAACCCGCTGCTCGAGACGCCCGTGTTTGCGAACACCATGAGCTATAAGAGATTTCAACAGATAAGTCACTACTTTCACGGGATGAAGCAGGCCAACCGAACGTACGATGCGAAACCGGTGCTGGACCACCTGGTACCGAAGTTCCAGGCACTGTACGCACCGAAGCAGCAGCTGATTGTGTCGGAACTAACGATACCGCAGGACGTGCTAAACGGCCAGCAAACCGAGCCGCCCAACCACAGCGAAGACGCACAGGGAAGCACGCCGGAAAGCGCAAAGCGGCTAAGGCTGCTGTGCGAAAGTGACACCGGCTATGTGCTGAACGTGGAACTTGCCAACCAGCAGCTGGACCAGGTCGCCCTCACGGACGTGTCCATCGTGCGCCCGTACTACGGCCGCTGGCACCATGTGTACTGGGGCAACGACGGGATCACCGCCGCTGCGGCGGAAACGCTGTACGCAAACCAAACGCTCGCCTGCGGAACGCTCCGGAACGATCCGGACGGAACGGTGGCCCCCGAGCGGAAGAGTCCGGTCCTGGTGATGGACGGGCAGGGCAAACGCATTCTCTCGACGATACACGGTGCGGCTGCGATGCAGCCTACAGAGGGCGAACCGCAAGGCCCGCCACCGGCCTGTGTGGCGGACCTAAACCGACACTTGGCAGATCTGGAACGGTTCGAAGGTTTGCTCGTCGAAGAATACCTGTCGAACGCAAGCGTCGGGTGGCACATACGCACTGTACTGTTGCTGATCAATGTGGCGCTGCTCAACGCGTACATCCTGTTCTCCCAGACCGACACGGGTAGCCGATTTACGTTCAACGTATTCCGGCTAGCGGTCGCCAGGGAATGGGTAGGGGCGAGTGAGCCACTCGAAGAGCCCACAAAATTTCTCCCATTGATCCGAGGAAGGAAGCGGAAATTTCTCCCATTGATCCCAGGAAGGAAACGGAAGGAAACGGGCCTACACAACAGGGTGCCAAAACATCCTGCCCGAAACTAA